A single Cryomorphaceae bacterium DNA region contains:
- a CDS encoding sigma 54-interacting transcriptional regulator, with amino-acid sequence MDIQKIKTLGQLKAAGYQSKSIKEELRQNLIEALRADENPFEGIIGYENSVIPDLERAILSKHNINLLGLRGQAKTRLARLMVNLLDEYVPVVDGSELNDDPLQPLSRYARDLIAEKGDETPIHWWHRSERYGEKLATPDVSIADLIGDVDPIKAANLKLPYSDERTLHFGIIPRSHRGIFVINELPDLQARIQVALFNILQEGDIQIRGFKLRLPLDIQFVFTANPEDYTNRGSIVTPLKDRIGSQILTHYPESIQVAREITRQEARLSEDQAARVQMVEAAENLLEQIGFEARESEYIDEKSGVSARLSISAFENLISAAERRALLNGEEQTTVRFIDFVGVIPAVTGKVELVYEGEQEGAYIVAENLIGSALRTLHPGYFPQLDKLSREDDQNPYTTIVNWFGEGNSVDLLDADNDAEFHKQLDDVRGLGALVDKYQPRASKEERYFFMELVLHSLAEFSKLNKDRLDRGFNFSDLFSSMLG; translated from the coding sequence ATGGACATCCAAAAAATCAAAACCCTGGGCCAGTTGAAGGCTGCGGGATACCAAAGCAAAAGCATCAAAGAGGAGCTTCGTCAGAATTTGATTGAGGCCCTACGGGCCGATGAAAACCCTTTCGAAGGAATCATCGGATACGAGAACTCGGTCATCCCTGACCTCGAACGAGCCATCCTGAGCAAGCACAACATCAACCTATTGGGCCTTCGAGGTCAAGCCAAAACGCGCTTAGCTCGATTGATGGTCAATCTCTTGGACGAATATGTACCCGTTGTTGATGGCTCTGAACTCAACGATGACCCACTGCAACCGCTCTCGCGCTACGCACGTGACTTGATTGCGGAAAAAGGAGATGAAACGCCCATCCACTGGTGGCACAGGTCAGAGCGCTATGGAGAAAAACTGGCAACCCCAGACGTGAGCATTGCGGATCTCATCGGCGATGTGGACCCGATCAAGGCCGCTAATCTCAAGCTCCCTTACTCGGACGAACGCACCCTTCATTTTGGAATCATTCCACGGAGTCACCGAGGCATTTTCGTGATCAATGAACTCCCGGATTTACAAGCCCGAATTCAAGTAGCCCTCTTCAACATTCTGCAAGAAGGTGATATCCAGATTCGCGGCTTCAAGTTGCGCCTACCGCTCGATATCCAGTTCGTCTTCACCGCGAATCCAGAGGACTATACCAACCGGGGAAGCATTGTTACTCCTTTGAAAGACCGAATTGGTTCTCAAATCTTAACGCACTATCCCGAGAGCATTCAAGTGGCTCGTGAAATCACGCGTCAAGAAGCACGACTGAGTGAGGATCAGGCCGCACGCGTTCAGATGGTGGAAGCCGCTGAGAACTTGTTGGAGCAGATCGGTTTTGAAGCTCGTGAAAGTGAGTATATCGATGAGAAAAGCGGGGTATCAGCGCGTTTGAGCATTTCCGCATTCGAAAACCTCATCAGTGCGGCCGAACGACGCGCACTCCTCAATGGTGAAGAGCAAACCACCGTGCGTTTCATCGACTTTGTCGGGGTGATCCCAGCCGTCACAGGTAAAGTTGAGCTGGTCTATGAAGGCGAACAAGAAGGCGCTTATATCGTAGCGGAGAACTTAATTGGAAGTGCCCTGCGCACCTTACACCCAGGCTATTTCCCACAACTCGATAAGCTGAGCAGAGAGGATGACCAAAATCCCTACACGACCATTGTGAACTGGTTTGGTGAGGGAAATAGTGTTGATCTACTCGATGCCGATAATGATGCCGAATTCCACAAGCAGTTGGACGATGTTCGCGGCTTGGGGGCGCTAGTCGATAAATACCAGCCTCGAGCATCTAAAGAGGAGCGCTACTTCTTCATGGAGTTGGTTCTTCACTCTTTAGCTGAATTCAGCAAGCTCAACAAGGACCGCTTGGACCGAGGGTTCAATTTCAGCGACCTGTTCAGCAGTATGCTCGGATAA
- a CDS encoding histone deacetylase: MIKIAWSPEYHHPLPDGHRFPMEKYTLLPEQLQYEGTIESSQIHAPEELSEEIILWTHDAEYWRRLRDGELTGKEQRKTGFPHSPALVKRERIIGRGTIDMAEHALTGGCGLNIAGGTHHAYTDRGEGFCLLNDMAMAANWLLRTERIKGRILIFDVDVHQGNGTAEIFQGRSDVYTFSMHGANNYPLHKEQSDRDVPLADGTSDEEFLSTLQKELDRTLEEVRPSFVFYLSGVDVLATDKLGRLGLSLQGCKRRDEIVLSRLSQLGLPCTVAMGGGYSERIADIVEAHANTFRTAKFYYD; the protein is encoded by the coding sequence GTGATCAAGATTGCCTGGTCGCCTGAATATCATCACCCCCTGCCCGACGGGCATCGGTTTCCCATGGAAAAGTATACGCTACTGCCCGAGCAGTTGCAGTATGAAGGGACCATTGAATCTTCGCAGATCCACGCACCAGAAGAACTTTCGGAGGAGATCATTCTCTGGACGCACGATGCGGAGTATTGGCGCCGACTGCGCGATGGCGAACTGACGGGAAAGGAACAGCGGAAAACGGGGTTTCCGCACTCCCCTGCTTTGGTCAAGCGAGAACGCATCATCGGTCGTGGGACCATCGATATGGCGGAACACGCCCTCACGGGCGGATGCGGCTTAAATATCGCGGGTGGGACTCACCATGCGTATACAGACCGAGGCGAAGGATTTTGCCTGCTCAACGATATGGCCATGGCTGCAAATTGGCTGTTACGAACAGAGCGCATCAAGGGCCGAATCCTCATCTTCGACGTAGACGTGCATCAGGGAAATGGCACGGCCGAAATCTTCCAGGGACGATCGGATGTTTACACCTTTTCCATGCACGGGGCCAATAACTACCCCTTACATAAAGAACAGAGCGATCGGGATGTCCCGCTTGCGGATGGCACCTCCGATGAAGAATTCTTAAGCACCCTACAAAAAGAACTCGATCGCACACTTGAAGAGGTACGGCCGAGTTTTGTGTTTTATCTCTCCGGGGTCGATGTCTTGGCTACAGACAAGTTAGGCCGTTTAGGACTCAGCCTTCAAGGCTGCAAGCGGCGTGATGAGATCGTTCTTTCCCGCTTGAGTCAGCTAGGACTTCCCTGCACCGTTGCTATGGGCGGAGGTTATTCCGAGCGCATCGCAGATATTGTAGAGGCACATGCCAATACGTTCAGAACAGCGAAGTTCTATTACGATTAA
- a CDS encoding LysM peptidoglycan-binding domain-containing protein, with product MSTLQKFCFVLILFVSFSAYGQMDTTDQKFVTHEVQPKETIFGICQEYGVDQETLVKYNPQLVDGLKIGQNLLVPVVERQPVENLYLANEAYLLHRVVKGNTVYSITVEYGISAQQLYDLNPELVETGLQVGTLVRIPVQVDINAPADTVQRTVKPGPKLTPSLALKEIPDSLKGEVYRIGLILPFYLQINDSIDLNRALEEDPIVYPHSQIALDFYYGLRIALDTLQKQGLNLELFVEDSGNDAFWSWAAYQTMSDYDLVIGPLYSQNILAVAERRRNEGPLLISPFSRNPSIVYSHSKNVQVLPSDRQMLDFMAQSVIERFRDDHLFMVYTDTMQDTVNAALMREKFDYYLDSGKVREIMVYDAQIDGLDWLKDYDTNVVIVPSTDKVFMTDLVTQLNAERLENVIVIGLPEMERLDVDKAYFNNLNLHYPATQHINYSDSLMYSFLLQYRNRFHDEPSRFSIQGFDIGYYFGRMLLETGNTSELTSRKERLLQNGFDFRQNSKGSFVNKHVFLMRYEEFEKVEVD from the coding sequence ATGTCTACACTCCAAAAGTTCTGTTTCGTCCTTATTCTTTTTGTGTCGTTTTCGGCCTACGGCCAGATGGACACGACCGATCAGAAGTTCGTCACGCACGAGGTGCAGCCCAAAGAAACCATCTTTGGTATTTGCCAGGAATACGGCGTTGATCAAGAGACCTTGGTCAAATACAACCCACAACTGGTCGATGGCTTAAAAATTGGACAAAACCTTCTGGTGCCAGTAGTAGAGCGTCAGCCCGTAGAAAACCTCTATCTCGCAAATGAGGCCTATTTACTCCATCGGGTGGTTAAGGGAAACACCGTTTACAGCATCACGGTGGAGTATGGCATTAGTGCACAGCAACTCTACGACTTGAATCCCGAGTTGGTTGAAACAGGCTTGCAGGTGGGTACCTTGGTCCGTATTCCCGTTCAAGTGGACATCAACGCTCCAGCAGACACCGTTCAGCGCACAGTAAAGCCCGGTCCGAAGCTCACCCCTTCATTGGCATTGAAGGAAATCCCAGACAGTTTAAAAGGGGAGGTGTACCGCATAGGACTCATTTTGCCCTTCTATTTGCAAATCAATGACAGTATTGATTTGAACCGCGCATTGGAGGAGGACCCCATTGTATATCCCCACTCCCAAATCGCCTTGGATTTCTACTACGGACTCCGGATTGCACTGGACACCCTTCAAAAACAAGGGCTCAATCTTGAGCTGTTCGTTGAAGACTCAGGAAACGACGCGTTCTGGTCTTGGGCGGCATATCAAACCATGTCGGACTATGACTTGGTTATTGGACCGCTCTACAGTCAAAATATTTTGGCGGTCGCAGAGCGAAGAAGAAATGAAGGGCCGCTCTTGATCTCGCCATTTAGTCGAAATCCGAGTATCGTGTATTCACACAGCAAGAACGTACAAGTCTTGCCCTCTGATCGTCAAATGCTTGATTTTATGGCCCAATCGGTCATTGAGCGATTCCGGGACGATCACCTGTTCATGGTGTATACGGACACCATGCAAGACACTGTGAATGCAGCCTTGATGCGCGAGAAGTTTGACTATTATTTGGATTCAGGAAAGGTCCGAGAGATTATGGTATATGATGCCCAAATTGATGGTTTAGATTGGCTTAAAGATTACGACACCAATGTGGTCATCGTGCCCAGCACGGATAAGGTATTCATGACGGATCTTGTGACTCAACTCAATGCGGAGCGACTCGAGAATGTCATCGTAATAGGATTACCAGAGATGGAGCGGCTTGATGTAGACAAAGCGTACTTCAACAACTTGAACCTTCATTATCCGGCCACTCAGCACATCAACTACAGCGACAGTCTGATGTATTCCTTCCTCTTGCAGTACCGTAACCGATTCCACGATGAGCCTTCACGATTCTCCATCCAAGGTTTTGATATCGGCTACTACTTTGGACGTATGCTTCTTGAAACCGGTAACACTTCCGAATTGACGTCCAGAAAGGAACGCCTTCTTCAAAACGGTTTTGATTTCCGTCAGAATTCAAAGGGAAGCTTCGTCAATAAGCATGTATTCCTCATGCGTTACGAGGAGTTCGAGAAAGTGGAGGTCGACTAA
- a CDS encoding pentapeptide repeat-containing protein encodes MATMFIDDQSFQGVHFNLEDWKTATYEDCTFEECTFQGLDFTGCRFINCLFRDCDLSNVKFLNTSFQEVEMRNCKAMGLMFEQCSDFSFGIQFHHSALNHSSFYQVNLQRSSFRECSLAEVDFTEANLNGVVLLACDFENATFDQTKLERAKLSNAKKLRLDPETNAIQGASLSAHSLPGLLTKYGLRVTE; translated from the coding sequence ATGGCCACCATGTTTATCGATGATCAGTCTTTTCAAGGAGTTCATTTTAATTTGGAGGACTGGAAAACAGCGACTTACGAGGATTGCACTTTTGAAGAATGCACCTTCCAAGGTTTAGATTTTACGGGCTGTCGCTTCATCAACTGCTTATTCCGAGATTGTGATCTCAGCAATGTCAAATTCTTGAACACTTCCTTCCAAGAGGTCGAGATGAGGAATTGCAAAGCCATGGGATTGATGTTTGAGCAGTGTTCGGACTTCTCCTTTGGAATCCAATTCCATCATTCTGCCCTGAATCACTCCAGCTTCTACCAGGTCAACTTACAGCGATCTTCCTTTCGTGAATGTTCACTGGCCGAGGTCGACTTTACAGAAGCCAACCTTAATGGCGTAGTGCTCTTAGCCTGTGATTTTGAAAACGCCACGTTTGACCAGACTAAACTGGAGCGTGCAAAGCTTTCGAATGCAAAAAAACTGCGATTGGATCCTGAGACGAACGCGATCCAAGGTGCAAGCCTTTCCGCCCATTCTCTGCCAGGTTTGCTGACCAAGTACGGACTCCGGGTTACAGAGTAG
- a CDS encoding thioredoxin family protein has protein sequence MNYQDIIRNAQSYSDYREMIDQLMAEGKTTGANQSQSYIDFTSLNIRRMKRLDHRPELLQEALEIVQSVEKPQVWLSITEGWCGDAAQILPIVERLSEHNPNVLTKYVLRDEQPELMDLFLTNGARAIPKILFIDVETYEVLGSWGPRPIEAQEIMEEWKASDSDVYAEVSERIHAWFAKDKTRSTQLEFTKALKEALDLIPS, from the coding sequence ATGAACTACCAAGATATAATCCGCAACGCCCAATCTTATTCTGATTATCGAGAAATGATCGATCAGTTGATGGCTGAAGGAAAGACTACAGGTGCGAACCAGAGTCAGAGCTACATCGATTTCACGAGCCTCAATATTCGCAGGATGAAGAGGCTGGATCATCGACCTGAACTACTTCAAGAAGCCCTTGAGATTGTTCAGTCCGTTGAAAAACCACAAGTATGGCTGTCTATAACAGAGGGATGGTGTGGAGATGCAGCTCAGATTCTTCCGATTGTTGAACGACTGTCTGAGCACAATCCAAATGTACTAACCAAGTATGTACTTCGTGACGAGCAACCTGAACTGATGGACTTGTTCTTAACGAATGGAGCTCGAGCCATTCCTAAGATTTTATTTATTGATGTCGAAACCTACGAGGTGTTGGGCTCATGGGGCCCAAGGCCAATCGAGGCTCAAGAAATAATGGAGGAGTGGAAGGCTTCAGACAGTGATGTTTACGCTGAAGTCAGCGAACGGATTCACGCTTGGTTCGCTAAGGACAAGACTCGATCGACACAATTGGAATTCACCAAAGCACTTAAGGAAGCTTTAGACTTGATTCCTTCTTAA
- a CDS encoding alkaline phosphatase family protein, which translates to MRLSVLSLLLFLSAQIFGQNLLQSGPMVGYSEMMEVALWVQTTEEAEVHFRYRAVGAEKIYRTQTVTTSAHEAFTAKVIADSVDQGKEYTYALFINGEEVSLDRELNFETQKLWQWREDPPAFTFAIGSCAYVNEEVYDRPGKGYGSNYQIFEALSEADPNFMIWMGDNVYLREADWYTRTGIMHRNTHTRSLPEMQDFLGHVHHYATWDDHDYGPNNSDRSFRNKQDTKEAFDLFWANPSSGLNDEGVTTMFQWADMEFFMLDNRWFRNGNRRYDIDTADRIVFGDDQLEWLFDHLTNSYAPYKFVVMGGQFLNSSASHENLIALSPTERQRIIDFIYANDIEGVVFLTGDRHHSEISVLEQEGKPRIYDVTISPLTAGTAWDKSVEEGNTLRVKDTWINKHCFGLFEVSGERKARKLNLRVIDANGKELYTFDLSRD; encoded by the coding sequence ATGCGACTTTCCGTACTATCCCTCTTACTGTTTTTGAGCGCGCAAATTTTTGGACAAAATCTATTGCAATCTGGTCCAATGGTGGGCTATTCTGAGATGATGGAGGTGGCTCTTTGGGTTCAGACGACGGAAGAAGCGGAGGTCCATTTTCGTTATCGCGCCGTAGGCGCAGAGAAAATTTATCGCACACAAACGGTAACCACGAGTGCCCATGAAGCATTTACGGCGAAGGTTATTGCGGATTCGGTGGATCAGGGCAAGGAATACACTTACGCCCTATTCATCAACGGTGAAGAAGTCTCGCTTGATCGAGAACTCAATTTTGAGACCCAAAAGCTCTGGCAATGGCGAGAGGATCCACCCGCCTTTACTTTTGCTATCGGTTCTTGTGCCTATGTTAATGAGGAGGTTTATGATCGCCCGGGAAAAGGATATGGGAGCAACTACCAAATCTTTGAGGCGCTCAGTGAAGCTGATCCCAATTTTATGATATGGATGGGAGACAATGTATATCTCAGGGAAGCCGACTGGTATACGCGGACCGGGATTATGCATCGAAACACGCATACGCGCTCACTTCCAGAAATGCAGGATTTTCTTGGCCATGTGCATCACTATGCCACCTGGGATGATCACGATTACGGTCCTAACAACAGTGATCGCAGTTTTCGGAACAAGCAAGACACCAAAGAGGCCTTCGACCTATTCTGGGCCAATCCTTCTAGCGGTTTGAATGACGAAGGTGTAACCACTATGTTTCAGTGGGCCGATATGGAGTTTTTCATGTTGGACAACCGCTGGTTTCGAAACGGGAACCGACGCTACGATATCGATACAGCAGATCGCATCGTGTTTGGAGATGATCAGTTGGAGTGGCTTTTTGATCACCTCACCAATAGTTACGCCCCTTATAAGTTCGTCGTGATGGGCGGACAATTCTTGAATTCCAGCGCGAGCCATGAAAACCTCATCGCCCTGAGCCCAACCGAGCGTCAGCGCATTATTGACTTCATTTACGCCAACGATATTGAAGGAGTGGTGTTTCTTACAGGAGATCGCCATCACAGCGAGATCAGTGTCCTCGAACAGGAAGGCAAACCGCGCATTTACGATGTGACTATCTCCCCTTTAACCGCAGGAACTGCTTGGGACAAGAGCGTTGAAGAAGGCAACACTCTTCGGGTAAAAGACACTTGGATCAACAAGCACTGTTTTGGTCTTTTCGAGGTTTCAGGAGAGCGAAAAGCGCGAAAGCTCAATCTTCGGGTTATTGATGCCAATGGGAAAGAGCTATACACCTTCGACTTGAGTCGCGACTAA
- a CDS encoding fasciclin domain-containing protein → MQTLRLVNVKSILKMVAMLALSMSVFVACDDDDDDMGPEQQSITETAAATPRFSILVAALERTGLDAVLNGSDEYTVFAPNDEAFGDLLEALDVANLDELSAAVGGDDALANILLYHVLAGEVKAADVTTGFVATAGVWNDTEGANLSAFINADMGVRINDEANVIATDIDASNGVIHEINAVILPKNLVELASLSPMHTSLVAAVGAADPAVAARLSSEDDVTTVFAPTDEAFGNLLQAAQVGSLAELVQALGVDGLTGVLLYHTVNGNVRSSGVPNGAVPTLQGSNITLDNSALTITDANGTVAMIEGFDIQGTNGVIHVIDAVIQP, encoded by the coding sequence ATGCAAACCCTCAGATTAGTAAACGTAAAAAGTATTTTGAAAATGGTCGCCATGTTGGCGCTGAGCATGTCCGTGTTCGTAGCGTGTGACGATGACGACGACGACATGGGTCCAGAACAGCAGTCTATTACAGAAACAGCTGCAGCCACTCCAAGGTTCAGTATTCTTGTAGCAGCATTGGAGCGTACTGGATTAGATGCCGTATTGAACGGATCCGATGAGTACACCGTATTTGCTCCAAACGACGAAGCCTTCGGAGACTTGTTGGAAGCGCTAGATGTAGCCAATTTGGATGAGTTGAGCGCCGCAGTAGGTGGAGATGACGCCTTGGCGAACATCCTGCTCTACCACGTATTGGCAGGTGAAGTAAAAGCAGCGGACGTCACAACTGGATTCGTAGCAACAGCTGGAGTCTGGAATGATACAGAAGGAGCCAACCTCAGCGCCTTCATCAATGCCGACATGGGCGTACGTATCAATGACGAAGCCAATGTAATCGCAACCGACATCGATGCATCAAATGGAGTCATCCACGAAATCAACGCTGTTATCTTGCCAAAGAACTTGGTAGAATTGGCTTCTTTGAGCCCAATGCACACTTCATTGGTCGCAGCAGTAGGTGCAGCAGATCCAGCAGTAGCCGCTCGTTTGAGCAGCGAGGACGATGTAACCACAGTATTTGCCCCAACTGATGAGGCGTTTGGAAACTTGTTGCAAGCCGCTCAAGTAGGTTCACTCGCTGAATTGGTACAAGCACTCGGTGTCGATGGTTTGACTGGAGTTTTGTTGTACCACACCGTAAACGGAAACGTACGCTCTTCAGGAGTACCTAACGGAGCGGTACCAACACTCCAAGGAAGTAACATCACCTTAGACAACAGCGCATTGACCATCACAGATGCGAATGGTACAGTGGCCATGATCGAAGGATTTGATATCCAAGGAACCAACGGAGTCATCCATGTGATCGACGCAGTTATTCAGCCGTAA